The Pyrus communis chromosome 5, drPyrComm1.1, whole genome shotgun sequence region GAGCGCAAACAATCTCCCTGCATTTCCCGTACAAATCAATCAAACTGGTGCCTACAAACACATCCCCGTCAACTCCACACCTCACCGCCGACCCATGTATCGCCCCTCCTTCCCAGACCCTCCCCTCACTCGTACACGCCTTAAAGAGAGACGGGTACGTATACCTATCCGGAAGGCCCTCCTCCCTCTTCATCCGAACAAACAGAGAAACAATGCCCAAAAAACCAGACCTTTCGCAGTACTCTTTGATCAGACAGTTCCAGAGAAAGGTGCTGGGGCTGAGGACGCGGTCGAATACGGCGGTGGAGTAAGAGAGGGAAGCGAGAGCGTTGGAGAGGCAGATGAACTGGCTCATGAGGAAGCAATCTTGCTCCAAACCTTTACGGACAATGTGGGCATGTATTTGTTCGAGATGGAATTGGGGTTTGCAGCCTTTGAGTAAGGATGCGATTGAAGGGAGCAGAGAAGTGGGACGGCGGCTGTTGGGCGGAGCTAGCGATGAGTAGAGGCGGATTGTAGGCATGGGTCTCTCACTGTTGCAAGCCCAATTACACCGTTAACTTTCCACTGTATGGATCAATGGACTTGACAGTATCTTATGTTTTCCTGCTATATTTTCTGCCAGTATTTTACTATCGTTGCCTatattttgcattttgtttaGGTGTGTCAAATGCTCTGGATCATCACCTTCTACTCCACTCTACGTCCTGGTCTAAGCTACTATTGTCGTGAGGTAAATTTATAGAAGACTGCAAGTTGTGGCTAGCTGGATGTAATCTTGAATCATTAAATTGTTGtaattgaacgatgatttacaATCAGGTACAACTGTCCCTTTCAGGGCTCTAATCTTGCCAGGCTGCCCCCTCCAGAGAGTACACTTGAAGTGCTCTTAATCAACTGTGGGTTTGAGTTATTCATCTTTTAGGTTTAATTCTTCAGTAACTCCATAGGTGTAATGGCCTTCATGCTAATATGATGTACATGCATGTGCAGTTCCCCAAGGCATTGTCTATGGTTGTGGTGATTTGATTTTTTCATCGCACATGATTTTTACCTTAGTATTTGTGCGCACATATCAGAAATATGGAACAAGGAGGTAACTAATCTATATTGATGGGAGGATCGTATATACTTTCTTTTGTCATTGTTGGTGTGTGGGTGCATGTTCTATGGATAAACTGATATTCTTAATTTGTTGACACTACTGTTGCTTATCAATACAGGTGCTTTAAGCAGCTTGCTTGGTCAGTTGCTGTGGTTCAGAGCCTCCTGATTCTAGCTTCTTGCAAACATTACACAGTCGACGTTGTTGTTGCCTGGCAACACGGATTCTGTTATGCTCTTTCTACTCGAATATTGTATAATATACTGGTCTGAGTATAATTCTTTTGTTGCCCTGCAGGTATACCGTGAATTTGGTAGTGTTCTTTATAGACCAAAAATTGCGAGGTTAACAAAATGCAATTCCTATAATCTTATCTCCTCTTAAAACTGGGCGAAAATTTGTTCTTGATTCCATCTTTCAGTTACATCGTTATGATGTCTATAGTTGAATCAGTTTTGTATAGTTATTGACCGaaagaaaaagattttttttctgGTATATATTTAGAACAAAGCGGAACTTTTAGTAACCAACTCTGCTGACTCAATTCTAATCCTTCGCAGAACTGCCTGATCGATCTACATGTCAACCACTACTACCAATGAGCACGAGAGAGAAGGATAGCAAGAACAGAGAAGAGCTTAAAAATCTGATCGATTTTGTGATAATCTTCCATGGTAAGTgactttggtttgttttggttgatctgaatttcaaatttccagttgaattgtttgttttggtttgctGCGCATGATATGAGCTTCAAATTAGATAATTTATGTGTGTTAATACTTATCCTTCACTAGCTCGCTCAATTGCATAATTTGCATTAGTTGTTGCTTGAACATGTTCTGTCACTTACATTTTATGTCTGGgaaatttctttcattttagatttttttttacccCTATAAAGCAGAAAGAGAATGTAATTATgattaaagtttcatttttggTACTTCCCTAATCCTGTGATTGAGTGCAGGGTATAGCCGAAACTGGAAAAGCTTATGTACACGACTTTCCTTATGTTAACGGCAGACCAGTTCTCATAGTGGATGTTCTAAGCATCTTTCTACTgtaagttttatatttttcgCCATGCCTGACTCCATACCATATAATCTTAATATTCTTCAGGTGTTACATACAAATTTTTATCAATAAAATAGTGTTAGTTTTTACGTCTTTCAAAAATTCTGATCAATTTTTTGCTACGCTAGCCTTAGATCAAGTTTTGTATGGGACTTTGGTTACTGAACAAAAAGTGCCACAGGTGCATGATCCTGCTGAGAACGAGAAGCTCTGTGTGTTTTTAATTGAGAAGGCGTTGGGTGCCCGTCCAGAAGGGAGCGAAGAAATATTATGAATCTTCAATCTACGTTAGGTCCAGCAAAAGGTAATAGGCAtacaaaagatttttttttttactttgaaaattattttttaagtaaTGGATATGGACATTCTTTTAGACATTCAAGCTGCGGGTTTTCAAACtgtgcaaaacatgttttattttACTCGAATCAGAGTCTCcaaggagaaagggaaggatCCGAATGGAAAACAAGCCACAACATTGAACAAGCAATCTTCTTTTTTGACATTTATTTAAACATAACTCCACTTAAAtagaaaactaaactttaattagagaaagaggaagaggaagaggaagcatAGGAGTTTGTTACTACGCCTCGGTAAAATCCTCAAACCCAATTCtcaattttcagtttcttttttcctttttttcttttttttctttttttcacatcAATTAATTCCAGTAATGTTAGGGGCTGAATTTTTTAGGATAGTGATTTTTTCGCACATAAATTTGATTTCTAATCATTTTGGGTGAAATAAATAgagggatgtgctatccacacatcctattttacttctcacacacccatTGATAATTTCtatccattgatcttcttcatttcatccgatccaacggccgaaaattaaaagggtgtgtgagaagtaaaatggggtgtgtggatatcacacccctaaataGATATGGGTCTTCAATAagttatttttataatattacAGTTTTATTTCACAAATAAATGACATCTTGCTGTTTTTGGTAGGGGTTTGTGTGAGCTTATTCACATTGCATATTTTGTTAACAAATGTTCGGTTTAATGTGGTGATAATATGTGCTATAATTACACCATAGTCCAACTGATGGCTTatgaattttgtaaattatttcAGATTTAGTATCTGCAAACCTCAGGAGGTCTAATATTAAATTGTGAAAGTTGGACTGTGGCTTAATTGGTTCTACTTCTGCATTTCCTCTTCATTAAAATGCTTACTTACTTGCTTTTAAGCATCTTTATTTATGtatctattttttaaaatgaattttaaagATGTTATAGAAATTGGAAAAAGCAGCAGTTTGAGAACATAGTTTTAAGAACTTTGGGAAGGAATACTCGAAAAGAAGActgacaatgggttaacggtaGTTCCCCTTTTATATCATATTCTATTCCGTATTATTACACTATTGCGTCTGGAATAGCAACATTTATTCGGTGTCACCTAAAAAGTTTGTTATGATTGCTTCTTTGTTCAAGCTTGTGTTCAATAATAAAGTTGCATAATTTTGCATACGAGTTTCcatcccgcagcaacgcgcgggtaCAATTTCTAGTTATATACGCTAAAACTTAGTTTCCtaacactgttcattaacagtgaAATGGCGAAATTGCCCTCTATTTCTTCTTGTTTCCCTGTTCTGTTCTCTTCTTGGCGTAGTGAAATGGCCTTTTTGCCCATGTTGGGCACGTGTCCATCATCCTACTTCTTTAgccttcaattaggttttttcTGCCCTTTACCTTTCTGTTGGCCTTTCTCTCTCGCAGATCTATGCTTCGATCCGTCTTATTTTGCGTTCTGTTCTTCTAAAATCTTGCGTTCCTCTCAAATCCTCTGTACTTTATTTCACAAAATATTCACGAAGTTGGCCTATAAAGTTTTATTCTTTGTTGTAAAATCTTGTGttccttatttttgttttttggggatTTCGTTTGTGGTCTCCGTTTTCAAAGAAGTCATGCATCCTTGTGAATGTAGATTTGTTGACGTTCTGTGGAAACTCAtaaaattggtttccaaggTTTTATCTTAAACTTTAATCGCCGGGAAGACTTTCTCTTTTTCCGTCGGTCATACCGGAGTTGTCGTTGAATTTCGGACGAATTTTCAGCCCAGCTTAGGAATGGCCTGTTTTGAGGTTATTGTCAAATAAATTCTATTGAACCCAGGTGCGTTTTATAACAGctgtgtgattttttttattttggaattttattgataacccTAACGGTTTGGTTTTAAGGTGAGTTGTAGTGTTGTCGAGGCTATGCCGGCTAAAAGCGGATTCTGCCGTTGACGTCCTCTgttgaaaaatctgaaatttggCAGGAGCTGGAACCATTGTTTTGGGTATGGTTTCCCTGCCTCCACTTCTTCATTATTCTGTATGCATTTCTTATTTAAATCATTGgaatttgtgtttttgttgagtTTGATTTTGGTGTGAATTCATTCCGATGGATATCTCAAAATTTGAGAAGGCGGTTGTGCTTTTTTCAAATGTTTCTTCGCTTTGTGTGATTTCATTTAAATGGATGCCTCAAGGTTTTTTTCTACTCATTTTCTAATAATTCTGCCTGCTTTTTCCTTTGCTATAATTTTTTGGGCGTTCTTGCACTCCTAGGGAGATGAAATTGATATTAAATGTGGATCACAAATTTGGGAGTGTTTTAGGAGAGAAATGTTGGTTCTTCTctgtttccaatttttttaaaggaaaactaatgaaaagggtttgaaaactttaagttttaatgataaggacaaaataaagggtaaaatgagtagtatcaggtttgactttttagtttaaaaatgtgatttttcgttaaagtgaacagtactgcgggtttttcgttaaaactccctttttttAATTGGGTCTCTCTCTCATAATTGGTGGGTTAGAGTAGGGGATTAGGGGGTTGGTCAGAAATGTATACAAAGTAAAGATGAGGATGATTGAAATAAATACAAGTCCATTTGCCACTTTTCCACAACACAACTCACACTAAACCATACGCATACAACTTTTCACTTTTCCAATAATACAAACATCTGAAATAGGACAAGAAAATCCATCTGAAATAGGACGTGTTCCAAAGCGACAAAGAATAACAGAGGCACTAATGAAGTAGTAGCACTATTTTGTCAAGATAATGGAAGAGTAGTCTTCAAAGcatataagaaaattttcagttGTCATGTGGAGAATAATTCATATGCCAAATATTACTGTACGGGAATTAGCAATTACCTGATTAACCGTTTTCCACAATGCATGCAGCAGCCAGTAGCACTATATTCCTAGATGGTACATTATCTAACTAGCAGTATGTATCGCGTTTAGAAAGGTTTAGGGATTTAGATACGCTTTGATCAGATGTTTCTTAGAAATTGATAAAGTAAATTTTGGATTGGGTGTCCTTGCAATGGCCAGCAACACCCTTTAGAGCAAAGATAAGAAATAGTGTGGACTGGAACTTCAATATCAATCCTATGAcctcttaattaattatgttgCTAAGATAAGAAATGCACCACCAAACAAATGGTTTtgttattcctttcttttctatATGTGGAGCCAATTCTCTGTGGAGACGGTCATTTGTTTGATAgcaaccattttttttcttggttgaaATAATAAACTTATGATTGAGAATACCTCATCTTGCTTATCCTCCATCAAACTTACCATGTCAATGCCTTATATTGCTTTTACAATATAATTATATGAGGCATGTCAATACAAGGAGTTTTCCGTGCTTTCTCATTCTTTAATGTACAAGAAAGTTAATGTcttttgccttttctttttcttttttcttttgctttgcaCTCAAGGAACAAGTGCTTTTGATCACTTGTGCAGTTTGACTGCCAATTTGATAAACATATTGGGCCGACCGATCCCAATGCATCCCCTTGCTATTCTATTAGGTTTAATTCAAATAGTATTGTTTTTATCAGTGCTGTCATCTTTTGTACCCACCAGTTCGTTATTTTGTATGATTTCCACTTTGATTAACGATTTGTATAGTATGATTGttttttaattccattttttttgttactgtGGAATGTTGATTACTGGTTTTGGATCgtctatttgttttttaatgtaTTTGCTCAAAgaaattatacatatgtgaAGCAGCGATCTATTATCGTTGCTATGGTTGTAATACTTACGGTTACAATGTTACATGCAATGAAGAAATGAGACTTACATTGTTTTTATGAAATTAACTATATGTATTAAAATCAATTTACTTTTCTGAGCTAATGATAAGcgatgatttattttttttaacaggaTTTGAAAAACAATTAGTTATTCTGGTTTCTAAGCTGTTTGTTTCTAGCTTCCAAAATGCTCTCTGCTCAAGGTTAGTAATTTAAACTTCTGGAATTATTTAATTGAAAGTTTAATCGTTTAGTTTTCTATAGTTCAAGTCAACTTTTGTTTACTGTTTATATTAGATGAGAGCTATATTGtttttgcatatatttcatgtcttatttgatttttttttttttgggtaaatctcagtttactacctttaagtttcgtggttttcaacatttggtacatgaagttttttcgTCATAGAGtaatacctaaagtgttaattttgggagtCTCATAAATTCGTTAGTTTGgctgttaactgatgatgtggcgctcatgtggacaatgattgggcgTCACGTGTCAATATGGGGCCCttatgaatattaaaaaataaaaaaaaatctggctGTTCACCCTCTTGACCCCCTCCCTCCTTCGTCCCTTTTCTTCCCATAACCCACCCATTCCCCTCCTTCTCACTTCCGTCTCTCCTTTGCAGTCCACACAGAGCTCTCCCACCCCTCCCTTCGATCCCTAAATAACCTCAGAATTCAGAATAGGTCTTTGGACAATGCTAGGATGAGACCGTGCAACATCTCCTTGCTCGAATCAGGGGTTCCAGAAACCCTAGCGATGAGATCTTTGGCTTCGTCTTCACTCACATGAGGGATTAGGGCGAGGACTCAAGCTTCATCGTCTTGGGTCCAGGGGATGGCTTCTAGGAATCGGAGGCAGAAACGAACGCATCCTCGAAGATAAACTCCGAAACCATGGGGAGGAGGTCGAGCGTTGTCGACACAGTGATTATGGTGGAGATCGAAGGCCTCTTGAGGACCCATCAAGTTCGACTTCTCCTCGCACCCACCATCCACACCCAACCTTGTACCCACCCTCTTCCTTCCACTACACACCccactccttaaatccacacccattccccccATTTTCTCTGCGGCCAGGTTCTCCACCTGCGGAATCGGCCTTTGTTGAGGTagacgggatctgggtttttttttttttgattttctgggttgcaggtagtTAGTGTGAGGGTGGGTGCAGAGGGTTTAGGGAAGACGGGAGGGGGGAAGAAAGGGGtgggttgcagggaaggggGGTTCacagaagatgaagatggttttattttatattttctgagTTGCAGCTTGGGCGGGGGAGAAGATGGGGTGTGGGGAGGGGGAAAAGACaaattggttttttatttatttattttttttatgggttgcagggaaggagatgaagatgggggaggagagagagagagggaagggaGGGGTGGGAAAGGGATTTTGGGGATGCAAAAAAGAGAGgcgagaaggggagagagaggtttaataaaaaattattaaaaatatatttaataattagTGAGTGGATCGTCGCATGTAGTAACGTCCGCacttaatagaaaaattaacagaaaaactgacggaggtatgacattggcacaaattcgtaaaattaggtatgacattatcattttaaaaagttaaggtatgaaagtgttgtgacaccaatagttgatgtagttttgtgtaatttaccttaACATTTACTTGTAATGTAAAGTGGCCAGAAATTATAAgagaattcaaaaaataaaaaaacgagGATTCAAACCTGAGAACAGACCTGATATAATTTCTagaatatttaaaatgaaacttaatGATATGCTTGACTTCATCAAATTTGGAAAGCCTTTTGGAGAAGTTAAAGCGAGTACCAAAAACTCATTTTTCTCCTTAtcgtagatttttttttttttttttttttttgtgttttttgaacttcataaaactaaccttttttttttccttctattttcaatgtttttacAAACAAATGAATGTTTGTACAATTGAATTTGAAAACAGAGGTTTACCTCATTCTCATATGTAATATGGctgaaatcaaatttcaagtgcTACATTGCATCAGATATAGATTCTATTATTTCAACTGAGTTGCTAGACAAATTTGTCAATCCTCAACTTTAAGAAATTGTTAATCAATTCATGATTCATGATCCATGCGGtcatattaatcaaaatttcTTGCATGCGGGAAAATAAGTGTTCCAAAAACTTTCCTAAAGCATATAAAAATGAGACAATTTTTGAACCCAATGGTTTTCCAGTTTATGGGTGTTGTGATGAtgatacaaaatttgttttaaaaaatggaATCAAAATTGATAACAACTTTGTTGTTCATTATAATTCTGAACTACTTTTGAGATATAATGCTCATAAATGTTGAATCCCGTTGTGAATGAATGCTTataaaatatttgttcaaatatGTAAATAAAGGTTCAGATAGAGCACGATTAGTTCTTAACAAGATCCAAATGATGAAATATTAACATATCTAAATTGTAGATACGTATCACCTCACGAAGCCGTTTGGAGattgtttattttaagtttccatttctttttctttgcgtACATTAATTTtcgattgattttttttaatttttgtcccATGTTTTCAGTGATGTTGTAGCTTTGAAAAGACAAATTTATGGTTATATTTAGTGACATAAAAgagtttttgtttggttaaaatAGGGGGAAGAATAGAGTTGTTCATCACGCGTTTCACTATGAACTTTGGATCAACATTCAAAATCTAATGTAAAAAACTGGTATCTGCTTCTTTACAGTTCTCTATTTATATGTTTTTGCAATCACGATCGCATTTTCAAAATTCTTTGAACTTTGACCACATTTAGTTATGTTGAAATTCTTCTTGCCACTCACAACCATTACATTCTGTCTCTTGACTAGATAATTTTTTATGTCTTGCTGAAATGCACTTGCACCCCTCCAACAAATGCAAACTGTGCACGTAAGTAAAACTTTTTACGTCAACTTGATTAGTGATTTTGGTATAGCTGATTGATGTGAATATCAATTGTATGGTTTGTTTTGCTCAGTTTATGCTTAATACAATGTCATCTACAGGATCCCTTCATATCTATTAGAATTCTTAGTAAGATTTGTGCCAACTGTT contains the following coding sequences:
- the LOC137733371 gene encoding phosphatidylinositol:ceramide inositolphosphotransferase 3-like encodes the protein MLWIITFYSTLRPGLSYYCREGSNLARLPPPESTLEVLLINFPQGIVYGCGDLIFSSHMIFTLVFVRTYQKYGTRRCFKQLAWSVAVVQSLLILASCKHYTVDVVVAWQHGFCYALSTRILYNILV